From Coturnix japonica isolate 7356 chromosome 1, Coturnix japonica 2.1, whole genome shotgun sequence, the proteins below share one genomic window:
- the P2RY6 gene encoding P2Y purinoceptor 6: protein MSMANFTAGRNSCTYHEEFKQVLLPLVYSVVFLLGLPLNAVVIGQIWLARKALTRTTIYMLNLATADLLYVCSLPLLIYNYTQKDYWPFGDFTCKFVRFQFYTNLHGSILFLTCISIQRYMGICHPLASWHKKKGKKLTWLVCAAVWFIVIAQCLPTFVFASTGTQRNRTVCYDLSPPDRSASYFPYGITLTITGFLLPFAAILACYCSMARILCQKDELIGLAVHKKKDKAVRMIIIVVIVFSISFFPFHLTKTIYLIVRSSPSLPCPTLQAFAIAYKCTRPFASMNSVLDPILFYFTQRKFRESTRYLLDKMSSKWRNDHCITYGS from the coding sequence ATGAGCATGGCCAACTTCACAGCTGGGAGGAACTCGTGCACCTACCATGAGGAATTCAAGCAGGTCCTGCTGCCCCTGGTCTACTCAGTGGTGTTCCTACTGGGGCTGCCACTCAACGCCGTCGTCATTGGGCAGATCTGGCTGGCCCGCAAGGCCCTGACCCGCACCACCATCTACATGCTGAACTTGGCCACGGCCGACCTGCTCTACGtctgctccctccctctcctcatCTACAACTACACTCAGAAGGATTACTGGCCCTTCGGGGACTTCACCTGCAAATTTGTCCGCTTCCAGTTCTACACCAACCTGCACGGCAGCATCCTCTTCCTCACCTGCATCAGCATCCAGCGCTACATGGGGATCTGCCACCCCTTGGCCTCATGGCACAAAAAGAAGGGTAAGAAGCTGACATGGCTGGTGTGTGCTGCGGTGTGGTTCATCGTCATCGCTCAGTGCCTGCCCACCTTTGTCTTTGCCTCCACGGGCACGCAGAGGAATCGCACTGTCTGCTATGACCTGAGCCCTCCGGACCGCTCCGCATCCTACTTTCCCTACGGCATCACATTGACCATCACCGGATTCCTGCTGCCCTTTGCAGCCATCCTGGCCTGCTACTGCAGCATGGCCCGTATCCTGTGCCAGAAAGATGAGCTGATTGGCTTGGCGGTGCACAAGAAGAAGGACAAGGCCGTGCGCATGATCATCATCGTCGTCATCGTCTTCTCCATCAGCTTCTTCCCCTTCCACCTCACCAAGACCATCTACCTGATCGTCCGCTCCTCACCCAGCTTGCCCTGCCCGACCCTGCAGGCTTTTGCCATTGCCTACAAGTGCACGCGGCCCTTTGCCAGCATGAACAGCGTGCTCGACCCCATCCTCTTCTACTTCACCCAACGTAAGTTTCGTGAGAGCACCCGTTATCTCCTGGACAAGATGAGCTCCAAGTGGCGGAATGACCACTGCATCACCTATGGCTCCTAG
- the P2RY2 gene encoding P2Y purinoceptor 2 — MANLSTPPAWTRVINSSFVTGNADNNTYRCVFDEDFKYVLLPVSYGIVCVVGLFLNLLALYGFIFRIKTWNASTTYMFNLAISDTLYVVSLPLLVYYYAMGDNWPFGVGLCKIVRFLFYTNLYCSILFLLCISIHRFLGICYPLKSLQWGHVRYARRVSVIVWVVTVVCQLPVLFFVTTSMRRGTITCHDTSSKDLFGQFVIYSSVMMVLLFCIPFLIIIVCYCLMARRLLQPTRGMSRLSRSKKKSVKMIIIVLVVFSVCFLPFHVTRSLYYSFRSWDLSCQTLNAINLAYKVTRPLASTNSCLDPVLYFLAGQRFMKLTGNKIPWKPQNEMAMGTVPNGPLGTSDDTDTTSKDMKS; from the coding sequence ATGGCAAACCTATCAACCCCTCCAGCCTGGACCAGAGTCATCAACAGCTCCTTTGTCACAGGCAATGCTGACAACAACACCTACAGGTGTGTGTTTGATGAGGACTTCAAGTACGTCCTGCTGCCCGTCTCCTATGGCATCGTATGTGTGGTGGGACTCTTCCTCAACCTACTGGCCCTCTACGGCTTCATCTTTAGGATCAAGACCTGGAATGCCTCCACCACGTACATGTTCAACCTGGCCATATCGGACACGCTCTACGTGGTCTCCCTCCCCCTCCTGGTGTATTACTACGCCATGGGGGACAACTGGCCCTTTGGAGTGGGTTTGTGCAAGATAGTTCGCTTCTTGTTTTACACCAACCTCTACTGCAgcatcctcttcctcctctgcatcAGCATCCATCGCTTCCTGGGCATCTGCTACCCGCTGAAGTCCCTGCAGTGGGGACACGTCCGCTACGCCCGCAGGGTGTCAGTCATCGTCTGGGTGGTGACCGTGGTTTGCCAATTGCCCGTTCTCTTCTTTGTCACCACCAGCATGAGACGCGGCACCATCACCTGCCACGACACCTCCAGCAAAGACCTCTTTGGCCAGTTTGTCATTTACAGTTCGGTGATGATGGTGCTTCTCTTCTGCATCCCCTTCCTCATCATCATCGTCTGCTACTGCCTCATGGCCCGCAGGCTGTTACAGCCTACACGGGGCATGTCCCGGCTCTCCCGATCCAAGAAGAAGTCAGTCAAGATGATAATCATTGTCCTGGTGGTCTTCAGcgtttgcttccttcctttccatgtCACTCGTTCCTTGTACTACTCCTTCCGGAGCTGGGATTTGAGCTGTCAGACCCTCAATGCTATAAATTTAGCCTATAAGGTGACCCGGCCCTTAGCCAGCACCAACAGCTGTTTGGATCCCGTACTGTATTTCTTAGCAGGACAAAGATTTATGAAGCTCACAGGCAATAAAATCCCATGGAAGCCTCAAAATGAGATGGCAATGGGGACTGTGCCCAACGGTCCCCTGGGAACCAGCGATGACACAGACACAACATCCAAGGACATGAAATCCTag